Below is a window of Halogeometricum rufum DNA.
TGCAGTTCGCCCTCGACGAACTGCCCGACGGCGGTGACGACGAGAAAGCAGACGAGAAGCCACGCGAGCGCGGTGTTGATGCGTCTGCTCTCGACGACCCCACGGAGCCCTGTCTGTGACATACGGACCCGTACGACTGGCGGAATAAAAACGGTTCGCGAAATCGAGTTCCCGCGGGCGAGAACCCGCGCGGTCGGTTCTCAGCGTGCTTCGGGGAGCACCACGTCGTAGTCGTCTCTGTCGTCACCGTCGACGCCGATGACCGCCCACTCGTAGGACGGGTCGGCGGCGGTGAGTTGTCCGCGAAGGTCCCCTGCTGCCTCCTTCCAGGTGACGAAGCATCGAAGCGGATACTCGCGCGCCTCGCCGCCGTCTGTGACCGCGCGTCGGCCACGCAAGTTCGAGTCGGCGTCGAGTACGGTCACCTGAACGGTCCGCCACTTGCGCTCTGCGACGAACTCCTGTCCGTCGCCCGAGACGTCGTACCCGAGTCGACTGAATATCGACCGGGCCTCCTCCGCCGGTGGCATGCTGACAGGGGGCATGTAGGGGACGATACCACGCCTCGTGGCATAAAGATTGTCACACCTTACCACACGCCGAGAATGTCTGCCGAACGACGTATCTCCGGCGTCTCCGGTCGAATCGTGCGGCCCGAATCACCGTGCCGCCCCGACTCACTCGTGGGCGGCGTCCCACTCGTCGGGTTTGCGGATGTTCCCGCAGACGTTGCACTCGACGCGCCCCATCGTGTCCATCGCGGTGTCGAGCGAGTCGCAGTTCCCGCAGAAGTAACCCCAGCGCGTGTCGCGGTCCTCCGTGACGAAGACGACGAAGAACGGACCCTGTGCGCCGCGTTCGACCAGTCCGTGGTCGACGTACACGGTGCGTCCGTCGTCGGTCTGCACTCCTTCGAGTTCGGCGGCCATGGGCGTCGTTCGACCCCCCGGCGGTTTACCCTGTCGCCTCGGGGTGCGCTCGTCCCCGCCGCCGCGAACCGACCCGAACACTTATTTTACTAACTGTTCATATGAACAGTTGCTAAAGTATCGTGCGAACGACCGAGACTGGCGTCGCGAGACGGAGACGACCGAACCCCACACCCCACCCATGAGAAGACTACCACCGGAAGCACCGACCCGACCGCTCGACGAACGACTGACGTGGCGGAGTATCCTCGTGAGTTACGCGATGATGGCCGCCGTCCCACTGTTACTGTGGGTCGCCGGCCGACCGCTACTGCGAGTGACGGCCGTCGCCGCCGTCGTCGGCGCGTTCGCTGTCGCCCGACGGGGTGCGGCGCTGCGGCGCTGTTTCTACGAGTGCGGCGGCTTCGCGTTCGACCTCGGAGGAAGCGTCCGCGTCACAATCAGTCGACCGCGCGCCGACGACCCGGCGTGACTGCCGTCACGGCGCGACGTGACCGCGCGAGAACCGATTCGGCGTGACCGGACTCAGGTCCGGAACGACTCGCCGCACCCGCACTCGGAGACGACGTTCGGGTTCTCGACGTGGAAGCCCGCCCCCTGCAGGCCGCCCTCGAACTGGAGGGTCGACCCGCCGATGTAGTTCTGGCTCGCCGGGTCCACGAACACGCGGAGCCCCTTTTGCTCGACGATGGCGTCGTCGTCCTCGGGTTCGTGGTCGAACCGCATCCCGTACGACAGGCCCGCACAGCCGCCCTGCTGGACGAACAGGCGCAAACCGGCGATGTCGGTGTCCATCCCTTCGGACTCCATCAACTGCAGGGCCTCTGACGCCGCCGACTCGGTCACGGTCACGGTCGTCTCGGTTCCACCATCGACCGTCTCGGTACTCATGGGAGAACGTACCAGATACACCGTGTTAACCTTGACGCCGGGTCACCCCGCCGTCTCGACCGGTCACCCCGCCGTCTCGACCGGTCGCACCGCCGTCACGAGCAGTTCGCCGTCGTCGCCCGCGTCGTCCAGAACGTCCACGTCGTCGAATCCGGCCGCTTCGAGTGCGCTCCGGACCGCCGCCGCGTCCGTCACGCGGAGCGCGGTCCGTTCGGAGGTGACGCCAACCTCGCCGGTCCGCAGGTCGGTCACGCGGTAGTCGGCGTTGACCACGGGCGGACTGCGCGCCACGTCCACGGAGCGTTCGAGGACGTACCGCGCGCCGCGGAACGTCTCGACGCCGGACGAGGCGGCCGCGCGAACGTCCGCGAGGGCGTCGAAGGCGACGATGCCGCCGGGTCGGAGCGACGCGTACGCGCCCGCGCACACCGCCGCGAGGGACCGGCGCGCCGTGAGGTGGTCGAACGCGCAGACCGCGTCGAACGCCGGCCTGAACGGCGGGTCCGTCGGGTCGCCGCGGACCACCGACTCCCCCCGCGCGGCGGCGAACGACAGGAGGGCGGCGTGGCTGTCGACGCCGACGGCGTCGTACGTGGTCGAGAGTCGCTCAAGCAGCGTCCCCGTCCCGCAACCGAGTTCGAGGACGCGGTCGACGTCGGGCGGCAGGCGCGCCCGGAGCAGTTCGGCCCGCGCCGCCCCGCGGGCCGCCCGGTCCTCGGAGACGGCGATGCGCGCCTGCACGGGTGCCAGCGTCGTCGAGAGCGAGTGCTCGGCGTCCGGGTCGGTCACCACCCGGGCGCAGGCGTCGGCGAACGACGGGGGGCGGGGTCGGGGGGACATCTACGCCGCGTCGCCCGCGTCGTCGCTCCCGTCCGGCGTCTCGTCGCCGAAGCGGGCCCGGACGCTCTCGGCGTGAGCCTCCAGTCCTTCGGCCTCGGCCAGCGTCGTGATGGTGTCCGAGAGACCCGACAGCGCGCCCTCGTCGAGACGCTGGACCGTCGTCGACCGGAGGAACGTCTCGACGGAGAGGCCACCGTAGCGCTTCGCGCCGCCGGAGGTGGGCAGGACGTGGTTCGTCCCGGAGGCGTAGTCGCCGGCCGCGACGGGCGTGTACGGGCCGAGGAAGACGCTCCCGGCGTTCGAGATTCGGTCCAGCAGCGCCTCGTCGTCGTCGGCCTGAATCGACAGGTGTTCGGCGGCGTACTCCTCGGCGAACAGGACGGCCTCGGACATCGACCGGGCGACGAGGACGCCGGAGGCGTCGTTCTCCAACGCGGCGCGGATGGTGTCCTCGCGCGCGCGACCCTCGGTCTGCCGTTCGACGGCGTCGCGAACCGCGTCGGCCACCGCCCGGTCGTCCGTCACGGCGACGACGGAGGCGTTCGGGTCGTGTTCGGCCTGCGCCACCAGGTCGGCGGCGACGAACTCGGGGTCGCAGGTCTCGTCGGCGACGACCAGCACCTCGGAGGGGCCGGCGAGGAAGTCGATGTCCACGTCGCCGCGCACCTCGGCCTTCGCCGCCGTCACCCACTTGTTGCCCGGGCCGACCACCTTCTGGACCGCCTTCACCGTCTCCGTCCCGTAGGCGAGGGCGGCGACGCCCTGCGCGCCCCCGACGCTGTAGATGCGGTCCGCGCCGGCGACGTGCGCCGCGGCCAGCGTGATTGGGTTGACGGGGTCGCCGGGCGGCGTGACGACGGCCACGTGTTCGACGCCGGCCACCTTCGCGGGGACGACACCCATGAGGACGCTGGAGGGGTACGCCGCCGTCCCGCCGGGGGCGTAGACGCCGACGCGGTCCAGCGGTCGGAAGCGACGCCCGAGTTCCCCCGCGTCGAACGAATCGCGCCAGTCGTCGGGCACCTGCCGTTCGTGGAACTCGCGGACGTTCGCGGCGGCCGTCTCGATGGCCTCGCGCACGTCGTCGGCTATCTCCTCGGCGGCGCGTTCGGCGTCGTCGGTCACGTCGAGGTTACCGACTTCGACGCCGTCGAACTCGCGGCAGAAGTTCCGGACCGCCACGTCGCCCTCCTCGCGGACGCGCGAGACGATGTCGCGCACGTCCGACCGTACCTCCGCGACGCCGGCGTCCCGTTCGAAGAACGCCGCGCGTTCGTCCGGCGAGAGTTCGGCCACCTCCCGAACGGTGAGTTGCATGTCGCGCGATTCGGCGCGTGCGGGTAAGGACGTTCCGGAACGGCGCGATTCGGCGCGTGCGGGTAAGGACGTTCCGGAACGGCGCGATTCGGCGCGTGCGGGTCGCCCGGTCGGAGAGCGCTGCGTCCCGGGTCGGGGCGTCTCCGCCGGCCCGTCCGCCGTGGCCCTCTTGTGTCGGGCGCGCGATGCGTCCGACGATGACCGCCGAACCGGTTCGCGTGCTGAGCTTCAACGTCCGCTACGACACCGACGACGACGGCCCGGACGCGTGGCCGCACCGCCGCGACGACGCCGTCCGCCTCGTCCGCTATCACCGCCCGGACGTGGTCTGCCTGCAGGAACCCCTCGAACACCAACTCGACGCGTTCCGCGACGAACTGGACGGCTACGAGTGGGTCGCCGAGACGAGAACCGGTGACGACAACCCCGGCGTGACGGACGAACACGTCCCCGTCGGCTACGACGCCGACCGTTTCTCCTTGGCGGACGCGGAGACGTTCTGGCTCTCGGAGACGCCCGAGACGCCCGGCAGCGTCGGCTGGGACGCCGACCTGCCGCGCATCCTCACGCGGGCGACGCTCGAAGACGGGGACGGGGAGACGCTCCACGTCGGCAGCGTCCACCTCGACAACAAGGGACCGCGGGCGCGACTCGAAGGCGCGAGAGTCGCCCGGGACCGACTCGCCGCGCTCGACGGCCCGGTCGTCCTCGCGGGCGACTGCAACGCGACGCCCGATTCCGACCCGTACGAGGCGCTGACGGAGACGTTCGCCGACGCGATGGCGGTCGCCGAGTACGGCCACCACGGGCCGACGAAGACGATGCACCGGTTCACCGGCGACCCGACTGACCGCATCGACTACGTGTTCGTCCGCGACTGCGACGTGCGACTCTCCGCGACGCTGACCGACCGGACCGACGAGGGGTCGTACCCCTCCGACCACTTCCCCGTCGCGGCGGACGTGGTGCCGCGGTAGGACCGGGCGTATCCGCTGGACACGCTGGAACGTCACGGGGTCGCCGCCGACGATATCGGTGGCGTCCCCGTCAAGATACCTTTCGACCGCCGACAGAACCGCGTGGACGTCGAAAACGCGAACACGACGGCGACGTTCAAACGGACTCTGTGGCTGGAGTGGTCGGAGTTCCTTCGGAGAACGGCGGTCTTCGAGTGACCTCGCGCACACCGACCCGAACCCCGACCGCTTCGCGACCGTTCGACAGGGAACCGAGGGGAATCGGTTCGGAGAGGGTGGCTCGCCGAATGCGCTCTCTGTCTCCGGCAACCCGTGTTTTCCGAAAGACGGACGTTTCGGGAGAGGGGCGTTCACCCGAATACTGACACCGCCGACCGCTCCGCTCGACTCAGGCGCTGGCCGCTCTGAACTCCCAGTCGTCGGTGTAGGCGTCGAGGAGGCGCGAGAGCATCGTCGGGTTCGCGGCGAGTTTGGCGAGAAGGATGGGGTGGCGAACGAGGCGGGAGAACGCGTGCTTCGGCTCTCGGTCCACCGCCTCCACGTCGATGCCGGAGACGGCGTCCATCACGCCGCCGAGGATGTCCGGGCGGCCGTCCTCCAACGCGCCGCGGACGATGTACGCGAGGCGATACTCGTTCTTCATCCGGCCGTACAGTTCGTCGGGGTAGTCGTCGAGGCGGTCCGCCGCGGCGAGTTCCGCGAGGAGGTACGAGGACTCGACGGCCTGCGAGATACCCTTTCCCGTGAAGCGGTTGGCGACGCCGGCGGCGTCGCCGACGCGGGCGACGCGTCGGTCGGCGTCCCACGTTCGCTCGGGGTCGAGACTCGGCCCGCGCGGGATGGTGTAGACGTTCGTCGCCGACCGGTCCGGAACCGGCCAGCCGTTGCGCTCGCACGCCGCGACGAACGACTGGTAGTAGTCGTCGGGGAGGTTGTCCTGCGCCCACCCGATGCCGACGTTCGCGCGCGACTCCGACTTGGGGAACGCCCACGCGTACCCGAGGTAGTTCTCGAAGAGGATGCGCGAGTTCGGATACAGCGCCGAGAAGTCCCCCGCCACCTCGGCGTTCAGCGCGGTCATCCGCCCGGCGTACTCGCCCGTCGTGCCGTCCACCTTGCTCGCCATCGACGGTTGACCCGTCGCGTCCACCACGAGGTCGAACCGGTCCGAGAAGTCGCGGAACTCCGCCTTCGTGACGCCGGTGGACTCGCGGACGTCGACGCCCTTCTGTCCCAGCAGTTCGGCCCACCGCTGTTCGACCACGTTCCGGTCGGTGACGTAGGCGTTCGAGGAGGGGAAGACCCCTCGCCCGGCGAGCGTCCGCGAGTCGCTGTCGCCGGTGTACACGTCCACCTCGAACGCGGGCGGACTGTGGGCGAAGCCGTACTCGGGCGTCTTGGGCAGGGGGATTGACTCGGCGTCGGTCATCGCCTCGCCGCAGTTGACGCGCTTCTCGGCGTACGGCTGGCGTTCGTACAGCACGACGTCCCAGTCGAGGCTCTGCAGGGCGTGCGCGGCGGCGAGTCCCGCCATCGCTCCGCCGACGACGACGGCGGACCCGCCGCGGTCCCGGGCCGCGCGGCGCGTCGCAGGGTCGAGTCGGGCGGCGAACGGGTCCGACTCGTCGGAATGTGTCATGGGTATTCGTTGGCGCGGCGCGGCAAAAAGACTCTGAGACGGTGGCGGGGTTCCGGCACCTCGGCGCGGCGACGGGCGGAACTGACTCCCGCCTCCGCCCCGTACGACCGGCGATGACCGACGACGCCCGCACCGACGCCGGTGGCGCCGATGCTCCCGCGCCCGCCCCCTACGACCACGTTCGCGGCGACGGCGACGCCCTCGCCGAGGGCACCTACCGCGTCGTCGGCGTCGGCCCGGAGGCGGTGACGCTCCTCCGCGTCGCAGACCCGGCCGGCCGGCGCGTCAACGCCGGCGAACTCGCCGTCGTCTCGCGGCCGGCGTACGCCTCGCTCGAACCCGCGGGGAACCCCGACGAGGCGGGCCTGCTGACGACGTGGGGCCTCGTCGCGTTCGGCGTCGTCCTGTTCGCCGCGGCGACGTTCGAACCGCTCACGGCGGCGACGGGCCTCTCGGAGACGGCGCTGTCGGCCGCCGGCGTCGCCGTCGTCGTCGTCGGTCTGGTCCGCGTCCTCCGAACGCGGCGGTGACCGGTCCAATCGGCCGGTGCGAGGCCGCTACGGTTCGACCGTCTCCCAGTCCGAGGCGAAGACGGCGTCGACGACGCGTTGCACCCGGTTGGCCTCGGCGAACGACACCAGGTCGGCGTCGCCGCCCTCGACGGCGGTCACGAACTCGTCCACGAGCGTCAGCGTCGTCCGTTCGCGCGTCTCGTTCAGGACTCTCTCGTCTGGCAGTCCGCGGTTCTCCAGCAGTCGGTACCACTCGACCAGCGTGAGCGACGACGCCGACCCGACGACGGTTATCGAGTTCTCCTCCGCGCCGTCGTGGTCGCACAGCAGGTCGATGCTGCCGTGGACGCCGTCCACCTCGAAGTGGCCGACGACGGACTCCTCGCAGGCGTCGGGACCGGCGTACGCGACGGCGGCGTTGACCCGTTCGACCGGTCCGAACAGTTCGTGGACGCCGAACAGGAAGTGCGTCCCCACCTCGCGGAGGGGACCCCCCTGTTCGCGGCTTCTGAGCCACTCGACGTCCTGCCACTCGCGCGGCCACTGCGGGAATCGGAAGTCGAGGGAGACTCGCTTCGGCGTCCCCACCGCGCCCGCGGCGACGCGTTCGCGCATCTCCACGAACCCCGGCGTGTAGCGGAACGGGAGGTTGACCGCCGTCTGCCGGTCGGTCGCGCGTTCGCGTTCGACCATCCGCTCTCCCTCCTCGGCGTCCTCGGCGAGGGGTTTCTCGCAGACCACGTGTCTGTCGTGGTCGAGGGCGAACGCGACGACGTCCCGGTGGACCGCGGGCGGGACGCCCACGTAGACGACGTCCACCGCGTCGTCACGTATCATCTCGCGGTAGTCGGTGAACGCGGCACAGTCGTACGTCTCGGCGAACGCCTCGGCCTTCGAGGCGACGAGGTCGCAGGCCCCCCAGACGGTCGTCTCCGGGTGTTCGTCGAACGACTCCGCGAGGCGCCCGCCGACGACTCCGCAGCCGACGATAGCGGCGTTGTACATGCGGAGACGTTCCCGTCGGGGATAATGTCGGTTCGGATGTCGGGTCGTCGGCAGTCGCCCGCCGTCGGTCGGCGACGAAGCGGAGGAGACGAAAATGAAGCGACACGAATCGCGCGAGGCGAGTCGCTCAGACGCGCACCGCGCCGACGACGAACGCGACCAGAGGGGCCGCGACGACGGCGTGGAGGACGACGAGGACGGCCTGTCCCGCGGCGGTGACGCCCAGCGACGGCGTGAACGCGAACACCGGGACGAGCATGACCGCGAACACGACGGCGGCGGCGGCGACGAAGTTCCGGGTCGGCCGCGCCGTGAACCGGGCGAGGGCCGCGTAGACCACGGCCGCGCCGATGCCGGCGACGACGGTGCTACCCAGTATCGGGGCCGCGGCGAACGGCGTGGTCGGCCCCGCGACGCCGAGGTTCACGTCGAGGACGCCGACGAGGAGTCGGACCGCGAACGCGAGGACGAGAGCGGTCACGACGCCGAACGTCGCCCGTCGGGCGAGGTCGCTCGCCGTCGTCGGTGCCGCCGTTCGAGTGGTCGTGAATTGCATCCCTCCTGTACGCTCGCCGAGGGGATAAACCAGTAGCTCGCGGCGGGTGAGTTCTCAGAAAATGGTTCGCT
It encodes the following:
- a CDS encoding DUF7116 family protein, with the protein product MPPVSMPPAEEARSIFSRLGYDVSGDGQEFVAERKWRTVQVTVLDADSNLRGRRAVTDGGEAREYPLRCFVTWKEAAGDLRGQLTAADPSYEWAVIGVDGDDRDDYDVVLPEAR
- a CDS encoding DUF5816 domain-containing protein translates to MAAELEGVQTDDGRTVYVDHGLVERGAQGPFFVVFVTEDRDTRWGYFCGNCDSLDTAMDTMGRVECNVCGNIRKPDEWDAAHE
- a CDS encoding HesB/IscA family protein, with the translated sequence MSTETVDGGTETTVTVTESAASEALQLMESEGMDTDIAGLRLFVQQGGCAGLSYGMRFDHEPEDDDAIVEQKGLRVFVDPASQNYIGGSTLQFEGGLQGAGFHVENPNVVSECGCGESFRT
- a CDS encoding class I SAM-dependent DNA methyltransferase, giving the protein MSPRPRPPSFADACARVVTDPDAEHSLSTTLAPVQARIAVSEDRAARGAARAELLRARLPPDVDRVLELGCGTGTLLERLSTTYDAVGVDSHAALLSFAAARGESVVRGDPTDPPFRPAFDAVCAFDHLTARRSLAAVCAGAYASLRPGGIVAFDALADVRAAASSGVETFRGARYVLERSVDVARSPPVVNADYRVTDLRTGEVGVTSERTALRVTDAAAVRSALEAAGFDDVDVLDDAGDDGELLVTAVRPVETAG
- the hisD gene encoding histidinol dehydrogenase, which codes for MQLTVREVAELSPDERAAFFERDAGVAEVRSDVRDIVSRVREEGDVAVRNFCREFDGVEVGNLDVTDDAERAAEEIADDVREAIETAAANVREFHERQVPDDWRDSFDAGELGRRFRPLDRVGVYAPGGTAAYPSSVLMGVVPAKVAGVEHVAVVTPPGDPVNPITLAAAHVAGADRIYSVGGAQGVAALAYGTETVKAVQKVVGPGNKWVTAAKAEVRGDVDIDFLAGPSEVLVVADETCDPEFVAADLVAQAEHDPNASVVAVTDDRAVADAVRDAVERQTEGRAREDTIRAALENDASGVLVARSMSEAVLFAEEYAAEHLSIQADDDEALLDRISNAGSVFLGPYTPVAAGDYASGTNHVLPTSGGAKRYGGLSVETFLRSTTVQRLDEGALSGLSDTITTLAEAEGLEAHAESVRARFGDETPDGSDDAGDAA
- a CDS encoding endonuclease/exonuclease/phosphatase family protein; translation: MTAEPVRVLSFNVRYDTDDDGPDAWPHRRDDAVRLVRYHRPDVVCLQEPLEHQLDAFRDELDGYEWVAETRTGDDNPGVTDEHVPVGYDADRFSLADAETFWLSETPETPGSVGWDADLPRILTRATLEDGDGETLHVGSVHLDNKGPRARLEGARVARDRLAALDGPVVLAGDCNATPDSDPYEALTETFADAMAVAEYGHHGPTKTMHRFTGDPTDRIDYVFVRDCDVRLSATLTDRTDEGSYPSDHFPVAADVVPR
- a CDS encoding NAD(P)/FAD-dependent oxidoreductase, whose product is MTHSDESDPFAARLDPATRRAARDRGGSAVVVGGAMAGLAAAHALQSLDWDVVLYERQPYAEKRVNCGEAMTDAESIPLPKTPEYGFAHSPPAFEVDVYTGDSDSRTLAGRGVFPSSNAYVTDRNVVEQRWAELLGQKGVDVRESTGVTKAEFRDFSDRFDLVVDATGQPSMASKVDGTTGEYAGRMTALNAEVAGDFSALYPNSRILFENYLGYAWAFPKSESRANVGIGWAQDNLPDDYYQSFVAACERNGWPVPDRSATNVYTIPRGPSLDPERTWDADRRVARVGDAAGVANRFTGKGISQAVESSYLLAELAAADRLDDYPDELYGRMKNEYRLAYIVRGALEDGRPDILGGVMDAVSGIDVEAVDREPKHAFSRLVRHPILLAKLAANPTMLSRLLDAYTDDWEFRAASA
- a CDS encoding Gfo/Idh/MocA family protein, giving the protein MYNAAIVGCGVVGGRLAESFDEHPETTVWGACDLVASKAEAFAETYDCAAFTDYREMIRDDAVDVVYVGVPPAVHRDVVAFALDHDRHVVCEKPLAEDAEEGERMVERERATDRQTAVNLPFRYTPGFVEMRERVAAGAVGTPKRVSLDFRFPQWPREWQDVEWLRSREQGGPLREVGTHFLFGVHELFGPVERVNAAVAYAGPDACEESVVGHFEVDGVHGSIDLLCDHDGAEENSITVVGSASSLTLVEWYRLLENRGLPDERVLNETRERTTLTLVDEFVTAVEGGDADLVSFAEANRVQRVVDAVFASDWETVEP
- a CDS encoding DUF6069 family protein; translation: MQFTTTRTAAPTTASDLARRATFGVVTALVLAFAVRLLVGVLDVNLGVAGPTTPFAAAPILGSTVVAGIGAAVVYAALARFTARPTRNFVAAAAVVFAVMLVPVFAFTPSLGVTAAGQAVLVVLHAVVAAPLVAFVVGAVRV